One Peromyscus leucopus breed LL Stock chromosome 20, UCI_PerLeu_2.1, whole genome shotgun sequence genomic window, TGCCACTCCCCAGCAGTTCAGCACTGGGGAGCCTTGGGAACTGTAGTGAGCGAGCTCTGTGAGGACTGCAAAGCCACAGATGGCAGGCAGTCCCGGCGTCCAGGGTGGGGTCCAGCTTGTGTAGACTTGGGCCCTGAGGCCCCACACCCCAGCCAGGCCAGTGCCTTCCCCTTCCTATGCCGTCCTCCGAGGCTCCAGACCAGCCCTACTACCCCTAcgttcaaaaatatttttagtggatttattttattttatgtacatagtGGCtacaagtatgtgtgtgcaccacatttgtACTGGAAAGTCGGAGGGCATCAGCCCCCTGGCCTTGGAGTGAccatggctgtgagccaccatgtgggtgctgagaaccgagccatctcttcagctcccactgCCCCCTTCTTGCTTCCACTCAGGCACACACCACCCCGGCTTCCTCTGGTCCCGTACCCGAGTCACATTGGTACTTAGTCCTCACGAAGGAGAGGATGACCTCTGTAGCTCCTCCTAGTGCCCCTTCAGGCATCGGGCAGACCAAGGAGGGGCTCAGGGCCCTGTCAGTCCCCAGGGAGCCCTTCACAGCCTGCCCCTAACTGACGGCAACGGTTCACTTCGTCTGTGCTGTGGGTGTGAGTTTTCAGTCCAAGTGGGATGTGAGCAGATTCAGCCCGTCTCAGAGGCTTTAGGACTGCAGAGACTAGAGTGACCACGGTGGCCGCCTGTGGTCGGACGCCCTCCCCTGTCCGAGTCACTCAACCTCTCCTGCTGGACGGAGTCCCCAGAGTCCTGCTCCTCCCCTTCTGGTTGGTGGTCTAGGGAGGGTTGCAGCGATAGTCTGGAGGGCGGGTGGGCCGGAAGTCCACTGCCGCCCTGACTGactgtgctgctcttgcagggggaGGTGACCATCCATTACAACAAGCTGCAGGCGGACCCCAAGCAGGGCATGTCCCTGGACATCGGTAAGCCAGGCCAGAGCAGCCATGTGCCGTGGGCTCTGGCTTTTTCTGTCCAAGCTGATCCAGAAGGCTCGGAGGAGCCAGGTGCTCCCCTTGTAGCATTCCCAGGCCCCGGCCCTGCATTCCCACCACCCTGTAtcacaccccccactcccacgcctcctctgtggcctctcctGCACTGTACTTCCAGGAAGACTAGGGTGCACACTGGACCTTAGGGTGTGCTATTTGGAAGTTGCCTGTGCCTAGAAGGGCAGGACCTTGCTTCTGTAGAAGCCTTGAAACAGCAATAATTAGCTGCCACTTCCTCTGGATCAGCCACATGACAACGGTGTGAGGCAAAGAGCCTCGGCAGTCTCCTGGCAGAAGACCCAGATCAACCCATGCTCACGTACCGCCCACGGCCCTGGGGGAGAGAGGCTAAGGGCAGACAAGCTCACcagtggtttctctgtgtagccctggctgtcctggaacttgttctgtagaccaggctagcctccaactcagagatccccctgcctctgcctgccgagtactgggattaaaggctgcaccaccacgcctggtctGACATTCCTGCTCTCTTGAGCCCCGTGACTCCAGCCCAGGACCCTTCTGAGACCTTAGCTGGGTATATGCAGTGACCGGCCGGCCGGTGGCAGTCATGATGCCCACTACTATGATGTAATCAGCTTAAGAACCCCTCCAGAGCCTTGCCGTGCCACAAGCCATCTCACGTGTTCCCTGGAAGAAAGAAGGGACGAGGCCTCTCTGGCTGGCCTGTCAGCCCTTGCTTAGCACGGACAAGCCCTGGGCTCTCAGTGACCAGCGGCAGATAGCAGGTCTCAGTCCTTGTGCCGAGCGCTCTATGTTTACCTGTTTGGCTCCTCCGATCAGCGCTGAGTGGGACAGGTAGCTCAGGACACTCTGCTGAGAGCCACGGCTTCCTGACCACTCCACACACCAGACCCTGGGCCATGTCCCCCGCCCGCCCGAGGGCACGACCTGCTCAGCAGCAGTCTCACTGGCCTTTTCTCTCCGCCCCAGTGTTGAAGAAAGTCAAGCACCGCCTGGTGGAGAACATGAGTTCAGGCACAGCTGATGCCCTGGGCCTAAGCCGAGCCATCCTGTGCAATGGTAAGTGCTCCTTCCGCCAGCCTGACTGATGGCCGGCTCTCCGTCAAGCTCCTGGGTCTGATAGCCCTTCGCTGCCTCGGTGAGGACAGCCAAGTCACACCTCTGTATCCCTGGGGACCCCAAGAGCTACTACAGCTGCCAGCTGTGGGCTCTaggtcactgtgggggtgggggtggggggccgcACAGACTTGGGAGGGCGGGTGCTCCCTTCCAGCAGGGATGCCTGAGCAGAGTGAGTCCCTCTCCACCGCCTGCACGCCCCTGCACATCCCTGCACGTCCCTGCACACTCATGCAGGCCCCTGCACACCCCTGCATGCCCCTGCACAGCTACACTGTCCTGCTCGTCCTGTCCGCCTCAGTCCTGCCCTTGACCAGGAGGTGGCGCTGCCGCCCTTGGCGCCTCTACCTGTGCTCAGAGGAGCCATGTGCGGCCGGCACTCTACACACACGCAGACACGCGCACTGGATGTCTCCCCAGGAGGCCGACGGAACCCGTGGTCCCTGCCACCGCCAGCCCAGGCTTATAAATAGCAGTGCTATGCATGTACTCGGGGAGGATAAAAATACCCATGTAAACCATGGGCTCAGCTGGGCACACGGGCCTTATTGGCtgggagagtgggggtggggcctgAGCATGTTCCAAATGGGGTACAAAGTGGCGGCTGCTATTTTCAGCCCCGTGGTGCCTATAAATCCTTGTTACTGTAGTCACCATGCATTGAGATGAAATTAGAACGGGTTGTTGTTTCCCCCGAACCTTGCAATTTCCCTCGCTGTAAATAGGATTTCTAAAATTGAAGCTGTCATGATGTCCCATGACCCAGCTAAAAACAGCCGGGCCTGCTGGCCATGTGCTCATGCTCCAGGGAGCCGGGACCTGGAGGCCGTGGGCCACCACAGCCTCCCGAAGACCTCTGTGGTGtccaccctcccccactctcccacTCAAGGCCTTTCCCACAGCCGGCTTTCCTGTCCAGGGAAGAGCTTCGGTCTGTGCCGTGTCCCTGTCCTCCAGCTCAAAGCCCCTGACTGAGTAAATCCCACCCCAaagccaggagagccaggacctGCCCAGACAGGCATGGCTGCATGACTTGAGGCACTTAGCCTGCCACTCAGCCCTCAGCTTCCTCTGTAGAAGAGGCTAAGCGGTCCCTGCCCACAGGGGTTGTCGGACTTTCAGTGTTGTGGCTCACAGCGGGTGACTCCGTGTGGCTGCAGGTGCTTTCAGGCCTGGTCAGGGCCCAGAAGCCCTCACCGGGTCATGAGAGGGATGTGGACTCCACCCCCACAGGTGGGGGACATATCCAGAGGTGGGGAGCCCAAGGAGGCCCATGCTTCCTGCGCTCCCAGGCCTGTGTCTGTAATGCTTTCCACCCCTGCCAGTCAGCCTCCTCCCAGTTCCAGCCTGGCCGGCGGAGCTGAGGTGACTGTTCCTCCCTGTCCTGTTCCTCACTGGCTGCTGGCCGAGCGCCTCTGCTGGGCTTGGAGCCCAAGGGCAGGACCTGGATCTTCGGTTTACCACGGTCACCCCCAGACCTAGTGTGGTCTTGCGTGACCacactccttcctttctttccttgcgAAGGCAAACATTTCATGGGGGGTGCACTTAcagtcagaggttcagtccatgatcGCCATGTCAGGAcaaggcagcagacaggcaggcatggcgccagggaaggagctgagagttctacatctttttatttttatttttccatttaacttctttattgattctttgggagtgtcacatcatgcaccccaattctgctcaccccgtccccccatatcctccccttgTCCCTGCCACGCCCCCTCCCAAAAGACCATGAAACAAAGTGAGTCAGCAAAGCCACAAACCCCAACCGAGACATCAACAACAAACCCCTTCActtctccttccctgcctctccagcacctcccCATCCGTCCTGGTGGCGTTGGGGACCTTGGTGTGTCACCCATCAGCTTTACTGGCACATGCTGATTgcagtgagtcactggtctggtcaGGGCCTCAGGTTTCAGACACACcatcctcactggatcctcaccagaactcctctgGGGTGCCCTGTGGCCGCCCCCAGTCGTGGAGAGCCTGTGGGCGTCATTCCCCAGGACCAGTCCTTTCACAAGCTCCGTCAGGTCCTGGCGGGGGAGATGCTAGGGAGGGCCAACCATGGCTGTCTGCGGGCCTGGGCGGTGGCCGAGCTGGTGACAGAACCGTGAGGGGCCACAACACAGTCTGCTCACCCCAGAGAGGGCCACGCAGACCCAAGTCCCACTGGGCGGACCAGGGGGTTTTAGTGGGGTCTCTCCCAGGAGTGGGGGGGGTCGCTCACAGCAATGTGGGGGGGGTCGCTCCCAGGAGCGTGGGGGGTCGCTCACAGGAGTGTGGAGGGGTCGCTCACAGGAGTGTGGAGGGGTCGCTCACAGGAGTGTGGAGGGGTCGCTCCCAGGATTGTGGAGGGGTCGCTCAGGAGTGTGGGGGGGTCGCTCAGGAGTGTGGAGGGGTCGCTCAGGAGTGTGGGGGGGTCGCTCAGGAGTGTGGGGGGGTCGCTCCCAGGAGTGTGGGGGGTCGCTCAGGAGTGTGGGGGGGTCGCTCCAGGAGCGTGGGGGGTCGCTCACAGGAGTGTGGAGGGGTCGCTCCCAGGAGTGTGGAGGGGTCGCTCAGGAGTGTGGAGGGGTTGCTCAGGAGTGTGGGAGGGTCGCTCAGGAGTGTGGGGGGGGTCGCTCAGGAGTGTGGAGGGGTCGCTCAGGAGTGTGGGGGGTCGCTCAGGAGTGTGGGGGGGTCGCTCAGGAGTGTGGAGGGGTCGCTCAGGAGTGTGGGGGGGTCGCTCAGGAGTGTGGGGAGGGGTCGCTCCCAGGAGTGGGGAGGGTCGCTCCCAGGAGTGTGGGGGGTCGCTCACAGGAGTGTGGGGGGGTCGCTCACAGGAGTGTGGGGAGGGGTCGCTCCCAGGAGTGTGGGGAGGGGTCGCTCCCAGGAGTGGGGGGGGTCGCTCCCAGGAGTGTGGGGGGTCGCTCACAGGAGTGGGGGGTCGCTCACAGGAGTGGGGGGGTCGCTCCCAGGAGTGGGGGTCGCTCACAGGAGTGGGGGGTCGCTCCCAGGAGTGGGGGGGTCGCTCCAGGAGTGGGGGGGTCGCTCCCAGGAGTGTGGAGGGGTCGCTCAGGAATGGGGGGGTCGCTCAGGAATGGGGGGGTCGCtcccaggagcagaaatgactcagacagcTGCATCCCCAGCGCTCACCCCAGCACGGGACAGCTCAcacagctgggaacctggagctcactgcacagcctgcaggcgactccaccgggggtgggggggggtgggggaggtggggggtgtgaAGGTGGGGGGGAGCATCCTTCCCAGGGGCCCCAGTTGTCcaagcctcttccaggcagcgcggctggtttctgcttctccagCAGCTGCTCTGGTCCCTGTCTTCTGCCGCTTAGCTCAGTCTGAGAGGGACTCAGCTTTCATTGCGTTCTCTGGCAGTGAGGGGGTCGAGTGAATCTGGTCAGTCTGAGGGAGAAATGGGCACTTAGTCTATACCTGTTGGGCTGTTGGCTGTGATCAGCAAATTCTAGTGTGAGACCTTCCTCTGAGCCCTTCCGAAGCTCTTCCCCCATACCCTAGCCCGTCCTGTGCAGTTGTCCCAACCAGCCCTGGCCATGCTCAGAAGGCCCTCCTCCACTCCGAGTGCTGTGTGGGGGCCTTGGCTGCTAGCCCAGCCAGGGTCTGCCTTCTGGGCCTATGGGAAGCCGCCCTGGGGCCTGCCTAGGGAATCCCACCCTCAAGCCCTCCTGCTTCGGGAAGAGCCTGTACTGGAAGAGCGTCAGCCCCTGGGCTGCCCCAGGTCCTGACAGGGCTCCTGAGCCAGCTCTGCTGTCTCTGGGTTTGCTGGGGAGTTGATGAGTAAACCCTGAGGCCCAAACTCCACCCAGACCTGTTTTTGGCAGAGGCTAGCCCTCGGGCTACCTTTGCCTCTACCTTTGCCTGGCCTCTGCTGGGCTGTGCCCCCGGCTTGCTGAGGCCACAGCCTCCTGTTCTTGACCTCCACAGATGGGTTGGTAAAGCGCCTGGAGGAGCTGGAACGCACTGCCGAGCTGTACAAGGGTAGGTCGGCCAGGAAGTGCCTGCCGCTGTCTGTCCTGGGGACCCTGTCCTAGAGAGTGTCAGTGGGGCAGGGGAGCTACCTAGAGAGTTTGGGGAGCAGTAAATGTAACAGACGCCCCTCCAAATTCCTGCATTCCCAGAGAGATCCCCGAGGAGACTGTCATACATAATCCCAGCTGCCTGTCACATGGGATCCCCATAGAGGGCCAACTCAGCCTTCATCCCCAGGCCTTGGGGAAAAGCCTGGAGACCTAATGCCCAGTGAGGACCTCAGGTGGACTGTGAGGCTGGGGGGCCAATGTGATCCCTGATTTTGGTCTCCATCTTCTGTCACTTGTGTCTGTTCCCACAGGGATGACGGAACACACCAAGAATCTCCTACGGGCCTTTTATGAGTTGTCACAGACACACCGGGGTAATGGCATCCCCAGATACGTCACGTGACCCTGCAAACCCCTGTCCCTTGGGGCTTAATTACACCGAACAGTGCGGTGTGGCTAGTTCCTCTCTGGGGCCCTTCTCATCCCTATGCCAAGGCCAGCGCCCAGTTCTGACCTCCAACCTCACACCGGGTGGCAGTGACCATGGAGCATCTGGTCCAGCTGACCTTTGGGGGACACCACGTACCTCACTGCTACTCACAGTGCAGGCAGCTTCTCTTCATTCTGGTCTCTTCGGTCCCATGTGGGCAGGAAAGACAACCTTTTACTGGCTAGGAAAGGAAGCCCAGACAGGAAGTGGGCTCAGAGCTCATGGTGGCAGAGCTGGCATTCAAACCCAGGCGTCCAGATTCTCGGCCTGGTGTCTGCTCTTGCCTAGCATGACCACCTAGATTTTCACTTAGCCTTTTGTCTGGTCACCTGGGGGACAAAGGCTAGCTCCCCTGGGAGCCTAGGCCCAGAATGAGGATGCAGCTCCTTGGGACTATGGTGCAGGCCTCTTGAAGATGTACCTCCTTGGGATGTAGACCTTTCGAGCAGACGGTGGCTTTCTGCTTGTCAGGCCCCTGTCCTGCCGCCCAGCAAGCCCCTGGCTTCTCCATTAGGGGGTCAAGTCGGGGCTTCAAAGCAAACTTGTCATGCAGCCTTTGGGGACGTGTTCTCTGTGATTGGGGTGCGGGAGCCGCAGCCAGCAGCAAGTGAGGCATTCGTGAAGTTTGCTGATGCACACCGCAGCATTGAGAAGTTTGGCATTCGGCTACTGAAAACCATCAAACCGGTGGGTCCCTCGGCATGCAGCATGCCCACTGGTCAGAGCAGGAGGGACAGCTTAGCACAGGAGGCGTTCTGGGCTGGAGTCAGGTGCCATGCAGACACTAGGTTGGTGTCACCTCTATGGCCGGCCATCAGTCGCTCTGCCTCCCTGGGTCCCTGTTGACCTTAAGACATTGCAGGGTCACAATGTGCCCATGGCCTGACATAGTCTCTAACCTTGACACAATGCCCTTTGGCTGATGCCCAAGTCCACTGGGAGGGATGATACATCTGTGCCATTTGTCACCCAACCTCTTAGATGCTGACAGACTTGAACACGTACCTCAACAAAGCCATCCCTGATACGCGCCTCACCATCAAGAAATACCTGGATGTGAAGTTCGAGTACTTGGTGAGTTGGGTGGTCTGCAGTGTGTGACCAGCTGGGGTGAGCCCAccctgaggccagcctaggcaagcAGCCGTGCCGTGGCAGGCAGGGTGGGGCCAGACCCACTCTGTTGAGTCAGGagtatgggattaaaggcctgactAATCAGAAGCAGCCTAGACTGCATTCCCACACCAAGGAGCGCTGAGTTACCCAGAGCCTGGTGAGCAGGAGAGTCCTcattctctgtcatttctgttcctgggaCTTGTCACCTTTAGCAGCAGCTCAGACTAGGTCTAGGATTCTTCCAAGGACCTTCAGAGTCCTAAATGATAATCTGATTGTCAAAGAAGCCAGACAGTGATCTGTTAAGTATTCAGGTTTCTTGCTGCTCACCTCTCAGGGCCTTGACTAGGCTTGTGCACAGCATGTCCTCAAGGAGCCCCCAGCTATTTTGCTCCACCAGCAGGACCACCACACGCAGGaccttttggttttggtttgggatCTTTGCTGTTCTGGAGATAGAACCccaggccttatgcatgctaggcaagtgctgtaccacggAGCCACACCCTCCAGTCCCCAGAGCATCTCCTGAGACTTGAATTTGGTCCCTTTTGGATGTCTCCAGCCTTCAGGCCTTTACACCCTCCCAGAGGAGTGCCTCACCGCTCTGCTGCCCCTTTCCTGGGCCTCTGTCCATGTCGGCTTCCAGCCTTTCCCGGGTGGTCCAGGGCTAGGTGGCCTATGTGGCCACTGCTCTCTTGGTGTGTCCAGGTTCCCAGGTGACCTGAGGGATAGGGAGGCATGACAGGTGGGGCTGGAATCATGAGGGTGGGAGTCCAGGAAGTTTGGCTACTGACTTCCTGGCCtcacccatcccatcccatccagtCCTACTGTCTAAAGGTGAAGGAGATGGATGACGAGGAATACAGCTGCATTGTGAGTACCAAAGGGGCCCCGGCTGGTAGCGGGAAGGCGTGGGGTGCCCACACTTCCTCTTTAGAAGGCCCTGGGTCTGCCAGAGGTTCTGGGTGGTGTCAGGCACCCTGGGGTCTTAATTGCTGGAGTTTGGGGCTGTCCGCCCATTCTACCAGCTCCTCTGGCTTGGAGTACCAGCTAGTGTGCCATGAAGTGACTCCTAGGCCAGGTGCTCCAAGGTTGTGAGGCTCCTCTAAGAAAAAGCTGACTGATTTCACTTCTGACCTatgctttgatttaaaaaaaaaaagttggtgttttttacttttatatatatatgagtgttttgcgtgtgtgtgtgtgtgtgtgtgtgtgtgtgtgtgtgtgtgtgtgtgtccgttcgcatggctggtgcctgtggaggtcagacggGGGTGTTGGATCTAAAATTACACAGTTGTGAGCGATCGtgtggggctgggaactgaacccgggtctcTGCGagagcagtgagtgttcttaCCCGCTGAGCCGCTCTCCATGCctggttgttgtttgttgttgttgttgtttctgattTGTGATTTGTTTGCAGTCAGGGTCCCTCTTTTAACCAGTATTCATCTATTTCATGTGAGCTGTATTCGTGTTTCTGTGGCtgatttttctccctccaaagtTACTGTTTTGAGCTTCTGTCCGTCACTGGCGTCTGGAAGCCCATTGTGGTAGAGCTGTGAGCTGGGCCAGCCCTGCAGCCTTCCAGCCCCATCTGTCCCCGGGAGGCCCAGGTCCACCCAAGAGAGCTGACAAGCTTGCCTGCCCCAGGCTCTAGGAGAACCCCTCTACCGAGTGAGCACAGGCAACTATGAGTACCGCCTGATCCTGCGCTGCCGCCAGGAGGCTCGGGCCCGCTTCTCGCAGATGCGCAAGGATGTGCTAGAGAAGATGGAGCTGCTGGACCAGAAACACGGTGAGGGGCTCTCGAGCCTGTGGCACCCCCTGACTCGGTCCTCTCCTGGCGCTGAGCCCCAGGGTGGTGCCGTTCTCTCCCTAGATCAGAGATGAGGCCTAGAGAGGGTAGTCTCCCCGAGGCCTCAGGACCAGGCCCTGGTAGGAGTCCACTCAGAACCTGGCTGGGTTGGGGCCCATGATCACTCACTCAGGCagccttctctctttcctgagcTAGGAGTTTGGAGGACTAGGTGGCCAACTAGGTAGGGCCAGGCAGCCTTGGGCTGTGCCACCCTTCCTGAGGCCTGGGGCCCAGGAAGTGTCCCAGCAGGAAGAACAGGCCAGCTCCAGGTCTTCCCTAGGAGGAGGCAGCTGTAGCCACTGGGCCTGTCTGCTCACCTCCTGCCCCAGTCCAGGACATCGTGTTCCAGCTGCAGCGCTTCGTGTCCACCATGTCCAAGTACTACAATGACTGCTATGCGGTGCTGCGGGACGCCGACGTCTTCCCCATCGAGGTGGACCTGGCGCACACCACTCTAGCCTACGGCCCTAACCAGAGTGGCTTCACTGATGGAGAGGATgaagacgaggaggaggaggacggggCAGCTAGGGAAGTGTCCAAGAATGCACGTGGGGCCACTGGGCCCATGGACAAGGGCGGAAGCTGGTGTGACTCCTGAGTGCCCTCAAGTGGACCTGGGGCAGGGCAGTGGGGAGGACCGcagcggggcggggcggggccgctGTAGGGCAGCGGAGGCATGTGGTGGCGCATAAAGGCCTGCTGGCTCGGCGCCTGCCTCCCTGCTCCTCTGTCCTCGCACAGTGAACCTGGGCTGCAGCCTGGGACCTGGACTCTGgcccccatccttccttcccacctcccagcaAGGGAGAGCTGGGCCTTGGACAGAaaagaggaggggctggagcagGCAGAGCGCAGGACCTGTCCCCGTGAGTACCTCGGTGGTGCCAAGCCTGCAGGGAACGGGAGCTGGGTGGACATCCGAGGCTGGGGCCAGCgtaccaggctggccctgagtcCGTGTGCACACCTCAGCAGCCTATATTTATTTGTTCTGACTTAGCCTCAAGGGCTGGATGCTGGGCCTGTATTGAATAAACAGAAACCCAGACAGACCGGATGGGCTCCTTGCAATGGCTCAGACCCTCCCCTGCAACCAGATCTCAGCTGCTTCCTGGGGCGTGAGGGAGGGCGGGACAGAGGCTTAGGCAGTTCTCTGTGTCCACTGCTCATGTCGAAACACCCGCAGGAGCAGTTTTCTCCCATAGCCTCTGGGGTGAGAGGCGCAGGGTGGCATCTTGCTCAGGAGCACACGTGGGAACACTGGGCGCTGATCTTGACTGTCACCTGCTCCCACTGCTTCTGGCATCATTGAGCATTTTCCCTTCAACCCTTCAGTGTttctggctgtgaaataaacctTTGTTTGGGCAAGGGGGCAGAAGAGGTACTGGTCAGGGTGATGCAAGGCTAGGAAGACTACTCCAGGAGCGCCTGTTCAGTTCAGGGCCAAGGGGGCGCTAGGGAGATGCTGCTACCCGTAGGCAGTAGTCTGTCTGCTCCCTTGCCAGGCTGGgtgtggtacacacctgcaaAGATTTACTCTGAATGCCCTTTAGGACGGGATATGGCCATTTGGGAGCAGAACAGGCAAGGAGTGTGCAAGGTGGTAGGCAGGGTCCAAAATGGAAAAACACTTTTGCTTGGTAGCTTTGAGCTCTGCTGTCCTGCAGAAACTCAGGTGGGATTCtcaggctggagctggagctggagggagaTAGCCTGTCACCATCCATCCACATGGGACCCAACAGAGCCGTCTGGCCACACTGCATCTCTGAAGAGACATCCAGTTTTGATGGTCAAGGGCACAAAACCTACAGCTtgaagccgggcatggtggtgcatgtctttaatcccagcgctcgagaggtagaagcaggtggatctctgtgagttcgaggccagcctggtctacagagttccaggacagccagggctacacagagaaaccctgtctcaaacaaaacaaaacaaaacaaacaaactacagcTCAGGATCCAATAATGGTCTCTGTAACCCTGGGCTGATTTCTGCCCTCCCTGTGCATGTTGCCCTGTCTGAAGTGTGGATAAATTCTACCTCATTGGGTTGTTAGGAGAATCAATACACCAACATTCATGAAGGGCTTAGACTACTGCTTGGCCAAGTAAGCACTCTTGGGTAAATACTTAGATAAAATGCTGTCGCATCAGGAGTCTGGGAGCCATACATGAATGTAAGTCAACCGAGCATTGCCTGGGTTCTCCAAACCTTGGATGGAAAATGAGGCACAGCTGGGACCAGTAGGTGAGAAGGGGCCATTTGTGGGAGGGACTCTACTGAGCTCTAGCTAGAGTTGGGAGTGAGACAGGCAGGTCGTCAGTCACAGGTCAAAGTGCAAGCGTTGGGTGTAGGAGGACATGGGCCGTCCTGGCACTTGGGTGGCTGGGATAGAATCTGGTTGAGAGAGGTCATGGCCCACAAGTCCCTGTGGTAGAGAGCAGGTACCCGCAAAGCCACAACAGTCTCCTCAGGAACAGTGTTCTGACCACAAGTGACAGGTCACTAGAATGTACCCTCTAGAGGGGTGGCAGCTCAGGGCAGTGAGGGGACATGCACACCTCGAGGGCCTCTGGGTTTTGCTGCTGACCACCTGGCTCCCATGCTCTTTGGAACTGACTGAAGCCTACATGTGAAGAAGACCCAGGATAGGTCTGCTCCTGACCCTGACCTTGGACCTTGTGCTTCTGTGCAGATGGTGGCCAAATGTGCTTCAGCATACAGCATCCCCACCAGCCCCCAGTGTCTCTAGCTGGGGTGCCCCCCACTGTTCCTGCTGAGCTCCAACGGCTCAGAGGACTTCATGGGGACCCTTCTGACTCTCCCTGGCCCTCCCCAGCTCAGGTGGCCCGAGCCCTGGCAGAGGTACAGGAGCAGAATGTATCTTTCAGTAGGCTTTTTATCAGCTTGTGCTCATCAGTTCACAACAGCTTCACTGGGTACAGGGCCTGGCTGATGGGGTACCCAAGGGGTCACCCCAGGCTGCCTCCCCATGTACCAGGCCCTCAGAGGGGAAGCCATGTTTTCATGCCTGCAGGCCACCTGCCTGATGTCTACACAGACTCATGACCCAGCCCAGGCACAGCCTCCACCTCCGGTTCTGGTCCTGGGGACCCAGCCCGGGGTCTCAGCACCTCCAGAGTCTCAAGGCTGCCAGGCTCCTCGGTGCTGGCAGGCATTGGCTCCGAGTCCCTCTCAGCCTCCACATCCTCGGCGTCACTGGCTCCTCCTGCAGCCGCTGGGCCTGATGGGGCGTCCTTACCGCGCAGACAGCAGTAGGTGACGACTGCCATGAAGACTCCGGCCAAGGCCACCT contains:
- the Pick1 gene encoding PRKCA-binding protein, which produces MFADLDYDIEEDKLGIPTVPGKVTLQKDAQNLIGISIGGGAQYCPCLYIVQVFDNTPAALDGTVAAGDEITGVNGRSIKGKTKVEVAKMIQEVKGEVTIHYNKLQADPKQGMSLDIVLKKVKHRLVENMSSGTADALGLSRAILCNDGLVKRLEELERTAELYKGMTEHTKNLLRAFYELSQTHRAFGDVFSVIGVREPQPAASEAFVKFADAHRSIEKFGIRLLKTIKPMLTDLNTYLNKAIPDTRLTIKKYLDVKFEYLSYCLKVKEMDDEEYSCIALGEPLYRVSTGNYEYRLILRCRQEARARFSQMRKDVLEKMELLDQKHVQDIVFQLQRFVSTMSKYYNDCYAVLRDADVFPIEVDLAHTTLAYGPNQSGFTDGEDEDEEEEDGAAREVSKNARGATGPMDKGGSWCDS